One Sanguibacter sp. HDW7 DNA window includes the following coding sequences:
- the tsaB gene encoding tRNA (adenosine(37)-N6)-threonylcarbamoyltransferase complex dimerization subunit type 1 TsaB — MPSQLVLSIDTSVAVAVALTRADGTVLAERASDAARLQAERLAPLLAEVLAESGASPRDVAEVVVGTGPAPFTGLRVGLVSAQTFALAIDAPVHGVCSLDALAVQAAAVLGLEPGTSVLVTTDAKRREVYWGRYTVGVDAAALVRTAGPGVATPAMLVEDGTTAGAVVVGPGVALYGDVLAAGAAALHADAVSQPEPAVLVRLAAAAAARGDDLDPAPLYLRRPDAQVPGASKRATG, encoded by the coding sequence ATGCCCTCGCAGCTCGTCCTCAGCATCGACACGTCGGTCGCCGTCGCGGTCGCGCTCACGCGCGCCGACGGGACGGTCCTCGCCGAGCGTGCCTCCGACGCCGCGCGCCTCCAGGCGGAGCGGCTCGCGCCGCTGCTCGCCGAGGTCCTCGCCGAGTCCGGGGCCTCGCCCCGGGACGTCGCCGAGGTCGTCGTCGGCACGGGGCCCGCTCCCTTCACGGGCCTGCGCGTCGGGCTCGTCTCCGCACAGACGTTCGCGCTCGCGATCGACGCCCCCGTGCACGGCGTGTGCTCGCTCGACGCGCTCGCGGTCCAGGCCGCCGCGGTGCTCGGGCTCGAGCCCGGCACGTCGGTCCTCGTGACGACGGACGCCAAGCGGCGCGAGGTCTACTGGGGTCGCTACACGGTCGGTGTCGACGCCGCGGCGCTCGTGCGCACGGCCGGCCCGGGCGTCGCGACGCCCGCCATGCTCGTCGAGGACGGCACGACCGCGGGCGCGGTCGTCGTCGGCCCCGGGGTCGCCCTCTACGGCGACGTGCTTGCGGCCGGTGCGGCCGCGCTCCACGCGGACGCCGTCTCCCAGCCCGAGCCTGCCGTCCTCGTGCGTCTCGCGGCGGCTGCTGCTGCGCGGGGCGACGACCTCGACCCTGCGCCCCTCTACCTGCGCCGTCCCGACGCCCAGGTGCCGGGCGCGAGCAAGCGGGCGACCGGATGA
- a CDS encoding DedA family protein: MIELVSQIARDVEAWILALTSSWWVFVALFALCTIDGFFPPVPSESIVITLAVTAHTTGAPNIWLVLVVAMAGAWCGDQIAFSLGRWIGTDRIPWLRSDRGRRTIERAERAIAHRGASFILGARYVPIGRVAVNMTAGAVGYKRERFVAVTAVAAVMWAVYSVLIGLAAATWLGHSTLLAMAVGVVGGVVTGVAIDRIMAWVARRRAARAEEPATVTASEAAPVGSSGAHPS; the protein is encoded by the coding sequence ATGATCGAGCTCGTCTCGCAGATCGCCCGCGACGTCGAGGCGTGGATCCTCGCGCTCACGTCGTCGTGGTGGGTCTTCGTCGCGCTCTTCGCGCTCTGCACGATCGACGGCTTCTTCCCGCCCGTGCCGAGCGAGTCGATCGTCATCACGCTCGCCGTCACGGCGCACACCACCGGTGCTCCGAACATCTGGCTCGTCCTCGTCGTCGCGATGGCCGGCGCGTGGTGCGGCGACCAGATCGCGTTCTCCCTCGGCCGATGGATCGGGACCGATCGCATCCCGTGGCTGCGGTCCGACCGTGGTCGGAGAACGATCGAGCGGGCCGAACGGGCGATCGCGCACCGCGGCGCGTCGTTCATCCTCGGCGCGCGATACGTGCCGATCGGCAGGGTCGCGGTCAACATGACCGCGGGCGCCGTCGGGTACAAGCGGGAGCGCTTCGTCGCGGTGACGGCGGTGGCCGCCGTCATGTGGGCGGTCTACTCGGTGCTCATCGGCCTCGCGGCCGCGACGTGGCTCGGCCACTCGACGCTGCTCGCGATGGCGGTCGGCGTCGTCGGCGGTGTCGTCACGGGCGTCGCGATCGACCGGATCATGGCGTGGGTCGCGCGGCGCCGGGCTGCGCGGGCCGAGGAGCCCGCCACCGTCACAGCTTCCGAAGCCGCACCCGTTGGATCGAGTGGTGCGCACCCTTCGTGA
- the glmS gene encoding glutamine--fructose-6-phosphate transaminase (isomerizing) → MCGIVGHVSSQQPSGRTLEVLLEGLGRLEYRGYDSAGVALAVPDTPRVASAKRAGKLANLRAALELHPLPAATAGIGHTRWATHGAPTDVNAHPHIADGGRLALIHNGIVENFVPLKAELLAAGVEFASETDTEVAAHLLAREYAATGDLTAALSAVARRLEGTFTLLAVHADHPDVVVGARHDSPLVVGLGEGENFLGSDVAAFIAFTREALELGQDQVVTITPDAVTVTDFDGNPAEARRYTVDWDASAAEKGGFGSFMDKEIHDQPKAVADTLLGRLDERGRLQLDDLRIDEALLRSVDKIIVIACGTAAYAGHVAKYAIEHWCRIPVEVELAHEFRYRDPIVTPRTLVVAVSQSGETMDTLMAVRHAREQGAKVVAIVNTHGSTIPRESDAVLYTHAGPEIAVASTKAFLSQITAAYVLGLYLAQLRGNKFPDEIRQTLAELREMPSKIQIILDRAESVRDVARSMSEEKSVLFLGRHVGFPVAMEGALKLKELAYIHAEGFAAGELKHGPIALIDEGQPVIVVVPSPKGRDSLHSKVVSNIQEVRARGARTLVVAEDGDEDVVPFADEIFRIPASPSLLSPLLAVVPLQIFACELATAKGLDVDQPRNLAKSVTVE, encoded by the coding sequence ATGTGTGGAATCGTCGGACACGTCTCGTCCCAGCAGCCCTCGGGCCGCACCCTCGAGGTTCTCCTCGAGGGTCTCGGCCGCCTCGAGTACCGCGGATACGACTCCGCGGGCGTCGCGCTCGCGGTCCCGGACACACCGAGGGTCGCCTCCGCGAAGCGAGCAGGCAAGCTGGCGAACCTGCGCGCGGCCCTCGAGCTCCACCCGCTCCCCGCCGCGACCGCAGGCATCGGGCACACCCGCTGGGCGACGCACGGAGCGCCGACCGACGTCAACGCGCACCCGCACATCGCCGACGGCGGCCGCCTCGCGCTCATCCACAACGGCATCGTCGAGAACTTCGTGCCGCTCAAGGCTGAGCTCCTCGCCGCCGGCGTCGAGTTCGCCTCGGAGACGGACACCGAGGTCGCCGCGCACCTCCTCGCCCGCGAGTATGCGGCGACGGGCGACCTCACGGCCGCGCTGAGCGCCGTCGCCCGCCGCCTCGAGGGCACGTTCACGCTCCTCGCGGTCCACGCCGACCACCCCGACGTCGTCGTCGGCGCCCGGCACGACTCCCCGCTCGTCGTCGGGCTCGGCGAGGGAGAGAACTTCCTCGGCTCCGACGTCGCCGCGTTCATCGCGTTCACGCGCGAGGCGCTCGAGCTCGGCCAGGACCAGGTCGTGACGATCACGCCCGACGCCGTCACCGTGACCGACTTCGACGGCAACCCCGCCGAGGCCCGCCGCTACACGGTCGACTGGGACGCGTCCGCCGCCGAGAAGGGCGGCTTCGGCTCGTTCATGGACAAGGAGATCCACGACCAGCCCAAGGCCGTCGCGGACACCCTCCTCGGCCGGCTCGACGAGCGCGGTCGCCTGCAGCTCGACGACCTGCGCATCGACGAGGCGCTCCTGCGCTCGGTCGACAAGATCATCGTCATCGCGTGCGGTACCGCGGCCTACGCCGGGCACGTCGCGAAGTACGCGATCGAGCACTGGTGCCGCATCCCCGTCGAGGTCGAGCTCGCGCACGAGTTCCGCTACCGCGACCCGATCGTCACGCCGCGCACGCTCGTCGTCGCCGTCTCGCAGTCGGGCGAGACGATGGACACGCTCATGGCCGTGCGTCACGCACGCGAGCAGGGTGCCAAGGTCGTCGCGATCGTCAACACGCACGGCTCGACGATCCCCCGCGAGTCCGACGCCGTCCTCTACACGCACGCCGGTCCCGAGATCGCGGTCGCGTCGACGAAGGCGTTCCTCTCGCAGATCACCGCCGCCTACGTGCTCGGCCTCTACCTCGCCCAGCTGCGCGGCAACAAGTTCCCCGACGAGATCCGCCAGACGCTCGCCGAGCTGCGCGAGATGCCGTCGAAGATCCAGATCATCCTCGACCGCGCGGAGTCGGTGCGCGACGTCGCGCGCTCGATGTCCGAGGAGAAGAGCGTGCTCTTCCTCGGTCGCCACGTCGGCTTCCCCGTCGCGATGGAGGGAGCGCTCAAGCTCAAGGAGCTCGCGTACATCCACGCCGAGGGCTTCGCGGCAGGTGAGCTCAAGCACGGCCCGATCGCGCTCATCGACGAGGGGCAGCCCGTCATCGTCGTCGTCCCCTCCCCGAAGGGACGGGACTCGCTGCACTCGAAGGTCGTCTCGAACATCCAGGAGGTGCGGGCGCGCGGTGCGCGCACGCTCGTCGTCGCGGAGGACGGCGACGAGGACGTCGTGCCGTTCGCCGACGAGATCTTCCGTATCCCGGCCTCGCCGTCGCTCCTGTCGCCCCTGCTCGCCGTCGTGCCGCTGCAGATCTTCGCGTGCGAGCTCGCGACGGCGAAGGGCCTCGACGTCGACCAGCCCCGCAACCTCGCGAAGTCCGTCACGGTCGAGTGA
- a CDS encoding NAD(P)H-hydrate dehydratase, which produces MIEAVTSDRIRAAEGPLLAAGVPLMERAAHLVSLRVADVLRTRAGAVAGARVLVLVGPGNNGGDGLHAAALLARRGARVTAALLAERAHAAGLAAARDAGVRLVASPGKDRRAADPDVPRAAQVAVAREALAAHVVVDALCGIGASGALRGSAARVVREINRGRDVAASPYVVAVDVPSGIGVDDGVVPGPVLAADLVLACGGPVAGLLLPPASRLAPVVEVLDLGVDVPEPGEQVVRRVEDADVRELWPVPHATDDKYARGVVAVVAGSRPFPGAGVLCAGAAVASGAGMVRYVGPRRAEDLVLAAHPEVVPGDGRAQAWVVGPGLEPDDEDTERLVRAALGRAGAGSEGHFAATGVWGSGAGAVDGGVVPVVVDAGALALLPTRCAPWVVLTPHAGELARLLTSRGRSVSRSAVEAAPAEHAAEAARLTGATVLLKGATTVVVGRGGVLAQAEAPAWLATAGAGDVLAGLLGTLLAARAADAVRDPALVARLAALAALVHGRAAHDANPGGPVSASAVVAQLPRTIARLLAARA; this is translated from the coding sequence ATGATCGAGGCAGTGACGAGCGACAGGATCCGTGCGGCCGAGGGGCCGCTGCTCGCTGCGGGGGTGCCTCTCATGGAACGGGCGGCGCACCTCGTGTCGCTGCGGGTCGCGGACGTCCTGCGGACGCGCGCCGGGGCGGTCGCGGGGGCGCGCGTCCTCGTGCTCGTCGGCCCGGGCAACAACGGCGGCGACGGCCTGCACGCGGCCGCGCTCCTCGCGCGGCGCGGTGCGCGCGTCACGGCGGCTCTCCTCGCCGAGCGGGCGCACGCCGCAGGGCTCGCGGCCGCGCGCGACGCGGGCGTGCGGCTCGTCGCGAGCCCCGGCAAGGACCGCCGCGCCGCGGACCCGGACGTGCCGCGGGCCGCGCAGGTCGCCGTCGCGCGCGAGGCGCTCGCCGCCCACGTCGTTGTCGACGCGCTGTGCGGCATCGGTGCGAGCGGCGCCCTGCGCGGCTCGGCGGCGCGCGTCGTCCGCGAGATCAACCGGGGGCGTGACGTGGCGGCGTCGCCGTACGTCGTCGCCGTCGACGTGCCGAGCGGGATCGGCGTCGACGACGGCGTCGTCCCCGGGCCCGTCCTCGCGGCCGACCTCGTCCTCGCGTGCGGCGGCCCCGTCGCGGGACTCCTCCTGCCGCCGGCCTCCCGGCTCGCCCCCGTCGTCGAGGTCCTCGACCTCGGCGTCGACGTGCCCGAGCCGGGGGAGCAGGTCGTCCGGCGCGTCGAGGACGCGGACGTGCGCGAGCTGTGGCCCGTGCCGCACGCGACCGACGACAAGTACGCGCGCGGCGTCGTCGCGGTCGTCGCAGGGTCGCGCCCCTTCCCGGGGGCGGGTGTGCTGTGCGCCGGCGCCGCCGTCGCGTCGGGCGCGGGCATGGTGCGCTACGTCGGTCCACGACGTGCCGAGGACCTCGTCCTCGCGGCGCACCCTGAGGTCGTTCCGGGCGACGGCCGCGCGCAGGCGTGGGTCGTCGGCCCGGGGCTCGAGCCCGACGACGAGGACACCGAGCGGCTCGTGCGCGCAGCCCTCGGCCGCGCCGGCGCAGGCTCGGAGGGGCACTTCGCCGCGACGGGCGTGTGGGGCTCGGGCGCGGGCGCCGTGGACGGCGGCGTCGTGCCCGTCGTCGTCGACGCGGGGGCGCTCGCCCTCCTGCCGACGCGCTGCGCGCCGTGGGTCGTCCTCACGCCCCACGCGGGCGAGCTCGCCCGCCTCCTCACGTCCCGCGGCCGCAGCGTCTCGCGCTCCGCGGTCGAGGCCGCACCCGCCGAGCACGCCGCGGAGGCCGCGCGGCTCACGGGCGCGACCGTGCTGCTCAAGGGGGCGACGACGGTCGTCGTCGGTCGCGGCGGCGTGCTCGCGCAGGCCGAGGCCCCCGCCTGGCTCGCGACCGCAGGGGCGGGCGACGTCCTCGCGGGGCTCCTCGGCACGCTCCTCGCTGCGCGCGCCGCCGACGCGGTGCGGGACCCCGCGCTCGTCGCCCGGCTCGCGGCGCTCGCCGCGCTCGTCCACGGACGCGCGGCCCACGACGCCAACCCGGGCGGTCCCGTGAGCGCGTCGGCCGTGGTCGCGCAGCTCCCGCGGACGATCGCCCGGCTCCTCGCGGCCCGCGCGTAG
- a CDS encoding LLM class F420-dependent oxidoreductase, with the protein MELGLFIPQGWRQDLTGIAPADHWQVMSGLARRADEGDTFASIWVYDHVHTVPEPVAEATHEAWTLMSAFAASTSRVRLGQMCTCMGYRNPAYLAKVAATADVISGGRVDMGIGAGWYEHEWRAYGYGFPRAGERLTMLDEGVEIMKQMWETGSATFAGEHYTVDGAMCYPQPLAGRLPTWIAGGGEKRTLRTAARYADYTNFAGDPEVFAHKSTVLEAHCRDLGRDYGEITRSANFNLVLGETEAEVTETVERYGEHLRRTVSAEAAEREVASLLGAPGVGTPEQVVENLRGMGALGMGYAIFYVPLVSYETRSLDLFEQLVAPELR; encoded by the coding sequence ATGGAACTCGGACTCTTCATCCCCCAGGGCTGGCGCCAGGACCTCACGGGCATCGCGCCGGCCGATCACTGGCAGGTCATGTCGGGCCTCGCCCGCCGCGCCGACGAGGGCGACACGTTCGCCTCGATCTGGGTGTACGACCACGTGCACACCGTTCCGGAGCCCGTCGCGGAGGCGACGCACGAGGCATGGACGCTCATGTCCGCGTTCGCCGCCTCGACGTCGCGCGTGCGCCTCGGCCAGATGTGCACGTGCATGGGCTACCGCAACCCCGCCTACCTCGCGAAGGTCGCGGCGACGGCCGACGTCATCTCGGGCGGGCGCGTCGACATGGGGATCGGTGCCGGCTGGTACGAGCACGAGTGGCGCGCGTACGGCTACGGCTTCCCGCGTGCCGGGGAGCGCCTCACGATGCTCGACGAGGGCGTCGAGATCATGAAGCAGATGTGGGAGACGGGCTCGGCGACGTTCGCGGGCGAGCACTACACGGTCGACGGCGCGATGTGCTACCCGCAGCCCCTCGCGGGCCGCCTGCCCACGTGGATCGCGGGCGGCGGCGAGAAGCGCACGCTGCGCACCGCGGCACGCTACGCCGACTACACGAACTTCGCAGGCGACCCCGAGGTCTTCGCGCACAAGAGCACGGTGCTCGAGGCCCACTGCCGCGACCTCGGCCGCGACTACGGGGAGATCACGCGGTCGGCCAACTTCAACCTCGTCCTCGGCGAGACCGAGGCGGAGGTCACCGAGACGGTCGAGCGCTACGGCGAGCACCTGCGACGCACCGTGTCGGCCGAGGCCGCCGAGCGCGAGGTCGCCAGCCTCCTCGGCGCGCCGGGGGTCGGCACGCCCGAGCAGGTCGTCGAGAACCTGCGCGGCATGGGCGCGCTCGGCATGGGGTACGCGATCTTCTACGTGCCGCTCGTCTCGTACGAGACGCGCTCGCTCGACCTCTTCGAGCAGCTCGTCGCGCCCGAGCTGCGCTGA
- the coaA gene encoding type I pantothenate kinase, with protein sequence MDRTAWSRLAASTPLPLTATDLDGLRGLGDPIELPEVEAIYHPLSRLLNLYVTATRGLHSATSTFLHEDAPVTPYVIGVAGSVAVGKSTTSRVLRHLLARWPETPNVQLVTTDGFLLPNAELERRGLMERKGFPESFDRRALVRFLTKVKAGHAEVRAPVYSHLTYDIVPDEHVVVRRPDVLIVEGLNVLQPARSAVDSASSLAVSDFFDFSIYVDARTADVKQWYVDRFLSLRATAFARPESYFRRYADLTDDEAISKAESIWDTINAPNLVENILPTRSRATLVLTKGAHHSIQRVRLRKL encoded by the coding sequence ATGGACCGCACCGCCTGGAGCAGGCTCGCTGCCTCGACGCCGCTGCCGCTCACCGCGACCGACCTCGACGGCCTGCGCGGCCTCGGTGACCCGATCGAGCTGCCCGAGGTCGAGGCGATCTACCACCCCCTGTCCCGCCTGCTCAACCTCTACGTCACCGCGACGCGCGGCCTGCACTCCGCGACGTCGACCTTCCTCCACGAGGACGCTCCGGTCACGCCGTACGTCATCGGCGTCGCCGGGTCGGTCGCGGTCGGCAAGTCGACGACGTCTCGCGTCCTGCGCCACCTGCTCGCCCGCTGGCCCGAGACCCCCAACGTCCAGCTCGTGACGACCGACGGGTTCCTCCTGCCGAACGCAGAGCTCGAACGGCGAGGCCTCATGGAGCGCAAGGGCTTCCCCGAGTCCTTCGACCGGCGCGCGCTCGTGCGCTTCCTCACGAAGGTCAAGGCCGGCCACGCCGAGGTGCGCGCGCCGGTGTACTCCCACCTCACGTACGACATCGTCCCGGACGAGCACGTCGTCGTGCGGCGTCCTGACGTCCTCATCGTCGAGGGTCTCAACGTCCTGCAGCCTGCGCGCTCGGCCGTCGACTCCGCGTCGAGCCTCGCCGTGAGCGACTTCTTCGACTTCTCGATCTACGTCGACGCCCGCACCGCGGACGTCAAGCAGTGGTATGTCGACCGCTTCCTGTCGCTGCGCGCGACCGCGTTCGCCCGCCCCGAGTCGTACTTCCGCCGCTACGCGGACCTCACGGACGACGAGGCGATCTCGAAGGCCGAGTCGATCTGGGACACGATCAACGCCCCCAACCTCGTCGAGAACATCCTGCCGACGCGCTCACGCGCGACGCTCGTCCTCACGAAGGGTGCGCACCACTCGATCCAACGGGTGCGGCTTCGGAAGCTGTGA
- the rimI gene encoding ribosomal protein S18-alanine N-acetyltransferase, which yields MTIDLNAQREVVEAAYAEHDAAVSAARVRPEIAADSPIAEGYHLRPLAWADITRVAALEVELFGPSAWTMGMLTEELRGRGRWYVAAQPDGQGVPAPLVGYAGLWFDGDSCHLMTIGVDPRVAGHGLGGAMLDALIERAREIDAISLLLEVAVDNERAIAMYSSRGFTTIGLRKRYYQPEDVDAYTMQLPLRDGAAGS from the coding sequence ATGACGATCGACCTCAACGCGCAGCGTGAGGTCGTCGAGGCCGCGTACGCGGAGCACGACGCCGCGGTGTCGGCTGCGCGCGTGCGACCCGAGATCGCCGCGGACAGCCCCATCGCCGAGGGTTACCACCTGCGGCCCCTCGCGTGGGCCGACATCACGCGCGTCGCGGCGCTCGAGGTCGAGCTCTTCGGCCCGAGCGCCTGGACGATGGGCATGCTCACCGAGGAGCTGCGCGGCCGCGGCCGCTGGTACGTCGCGGCCCAGCCCGACGGCCAGGGCGTGCCCGCGCCGCTCGTCGGCTACGCGGGGCTGTGGTTCGACGGCGACAGCTGCCACCTCATGACGATCGGCGTCGACCCGCGCGTCGCGGGCCACGGCCTCGGCGGAGCGATGCTCGACGCGCTCATCGAGCGCGCACGCGAGATCGACGCGATCTCCCTGCTCCTCGAGGTCGCCGTCGACAACGAGCGGGCGATCGCGATGTACTCCTCGCGAGGCTTCACGACGATCGGGCTGCGCAAGCGGTACTACCAGCCCGAGGACGTCGACGCCTACACGATGCAGCTTCCGCTCCGCGACGGGGCGGCCGGTTCCTGA
- the alr gene encoding alanine racemase, which produces MNEPWYPARAVVDLDAVRSNVRVLRDAAPGAAVMAVVKADAYGHGLLPVAHAALAAGATWLGVAQPSEALALRAAGITARTFTWLYAPGAPLAELVAADVDVSVHAPWAVEEVAAAARATGRRARVHLKVDTGLGRSGILPEHLPEVLARLVALQADGLLELVGVWSHLAFADEPEHPTVRGQADVFDRAVDLAERAGAHLEVRHLANSAATLTTPRVHHELVRPGLAVYGLSPVPQLGGPEAYGLRPAMTLEARLATVKAVPAGQGVSYGHAYRTTQPTLLGDVPLGYADGIPRHASGTQDVPGAPLRVGAGPAARTLHVTGRVCMDQLMVDLGPDATERAGDTVTLFGDGATGVPTAQDWADACGTISYEITTRLGARVPRVHLHAEETPA; this is translated from the coding sequence GTGAACGAGCCCTGGTACCCCGCGCGGGCCGTCGTCGACCTCGACGCGGTCCGCAGCAACGTCCGAGTGCTCCGCGACGCCGCCCCGGGCGCTGCCGTCATGGCTGTCGTCAAGGCCGACGCCTATGGGCACGGCCTCCTTCCCGTCGCGCACGCCGCGCTCGCGGCCGGTGCGACGTGGCTCGGCGTCGCCCAGCCCTCCGAGGCCCTCGCGCTGCGCGCTGCCGGGATCACGGCGCGCACCTTCACGTGGCTCTACGCCCCCGGTGCCCCGCTCGCCGAGCTCGTCGCGGCCGACGTCGACGTCTCCGTCCACGCGCCGTGGGCCGTCGAGGAGGTCGCTGCCGCGGCCCGTGCCACGGGCCGCCGAGCGCGCGTGCACCTCAAGGTGGACACGGGTCTGGGCCGCTCGGGCATCCTGCCCGAGCACCTGCCCGAGGTCCTCGCGCGGCTCGTCGCGCTCCAGGCCGACGGGCTCCTCGAGCTCGTCGGTGTGTGGTCCCACCTCGCGTTCGCCGACGAGCCCGAGCACCCGACCGTGCGTGGGCAGGCCGACGTCTTCGACCGCGCCGTCGACCTCGCCGAGCGTGCGGGCGCGCACCTCGAGGTGCGCCACCTCGCGAACTCCGCCGCGACCCTCACGACGCCGCGCGTCCACCACGAGCTCGTGCGCCCGGGGCTCGCCGTCTACGGGCTCTCGCCCGTGCCGCAGCTCGGCGGTCCCGAGGCCTACGGTCTGCGGCCCGCGATGACGCTCGAGGCCCGTCTCGCGACCGTCAAGGCGGTCCCGGCCGGGCAGGGTGTGTCCTACGGCCACGCCTACCGGACGACGCAGCCGACCCTGCTCGGCGACGTGCCGCTCGGCTACGCCGACGGCATCCCGCGCCACGCGTCGGGCACGCAGGACGTCCCCGGCGCACCGCTCCGCGTCGGGGCGGGCCCCGCCGCGCGCACGCTGCACGTCACGGGCCGCGTCTGCATGGACCAGCTCATGGTCGACCTCGGGCCGGACGCCACCGAGCGTGCGGGCGACACCGTGACGCTCTTCGGCGATGGCGCCACGGGCGTCCCGACGGCCCAGGACTGGGCCGACGCGTGCGGCACCATCAGCTACGAGATCACCACCCGCCTGGGCGCGCGCGTGCCGCGCGTCCACCTCCACGCCGAGGAGACCCCCGCGTGA
- the tsaE gene encoding tRNA (adenosine(37)-N6)-threonylcarbamoyltransferase complex ATPase subunit type 1 TsaE yields MTAPTTTTFDLPDAAATRAWGTALAGLLRAGDLVVLTGDLGAGKTTLTQGIGAGLDVRGQVASPTFVIARVHPPLHDGPALVHVDAYRLGSLDDVDALDLDTSLEDSVTIVEWGEGLVEGLADDRLEVTLARPRGDFDEDEDASAGVRHVSVRAVGDRWSDVVVPRPHVG; encoded by the coding sequence GTGACCGCTCCGACCACGACGACCTTCGACCTGCCCGACGCCGCCGCGACGCGGGCCTGGGGCACCGCGCTCGCGGGCCTCCTGCGCGCGGGCGACCTCGTCGTCCTCACGGGCGACCTCGGCGCTGGCAAGACGACCCTCACCCAGGGCATCGGTGCAGGCCTCGACGTCCGCGGGCAGGTCGCGTCCCCGACGTTCGTCATCGCGCGCGTCCACCCGCCGCTGCACGACGGGCCCGCGCTCGTCCACGTCGACGCGTACCGGCTCGGGTCGCTCGACGACGTCGACGCGCTCGACCTCGACACGTCCCTCGAGGACTCCGTGACGATCGTCGAGTGGGGCGAAGGACTCGTCGAGGGACTCGCCGACGACCGTCTCGAGGTGACGCTCGCGCGGCCGCGCGGCGACTTCGACGAGGACGAGGACGCGTCCGCGGGTGTGCGCCACGTGAGCGTCCGGGCGGTCGGGGACCGGTGGTCGGACGTCGTCGTCCCACGACCCCACGTAGGCTGA
- a CDS encoding sulfurtransferase codes for MSVRDEVFVGPAALRGLIDSARPVVLLDVRWALGRADGHERYVAGHVPGAVYVDLDTELAAAPSAAEGRHPLPALEDLEASARRWGISAGSTVVVYDDAGGTSAARAWWLLRWAGVADVRILDGGLPAWTATGGGLETGDRRAERGTIVLRGGQMSVTDAEGTGALAVDRGAGVVLDARAGERFRGEVEPVDPRAGHVPGAVSAPTAENLGADGRFLGEAALRARFEGLGVDVAAWQPGDPRPNLPVVVYCGSGVTAAHQVAALASVGVSATLFPGSWSQWSSDPAREVATGD; via the coding sequence ATGTCCGTGCGTGACGAGGTTTTTGTCGGCCCTGCGGCCCTGCGCGGCCTCATCGACTCTGCGCGGCCGGTCGTGCTGCTCGACGTACGGTGGGCGCTCGGGCGGGCTGACGGGCACGAGCGGTACGTCGCGGGCCACGTTCCGGGGGCGGTGTACGTCGACCTCGACACCGAGCTCGCCGCGGCGCCGTCGGCAGCCGAGGGACGCCACCCGCTGCCCGCGCTCGAGGACCTCGAGGCGTCGGCCCGGCGGTGGGGGATCTCCGCGGGCTCGACCGTCGTCGTGTACGACGACGCGGGCGGCACGAGCGCCGCGCGCGCCTGGTGGCTGCTGCGCTGGGCCGGTGTCGCGGACGTGCGGATCCTCGACGGTGGCCTGCCGGCGTGGACCGCGACGGGCGGCGGGCTCGAGACGGGCGACCGCCGCGCCGAACGCGGCACGATCGTCCTGCGAGGCGGGCAGATGTCCGTGACGGACGCCGAGGGCACGGGGGCCCTCGCGGTGGACCGCGGCGCGGGTGTCGTGCTCGACGCGCGCGCGGGCGAGCGCTTCCGTGGCGAGGTCGAGCCCGTCGACCCGCGGGCGGGCCACGTGCCGGGCGCGGTGAGCGCGCCGACCGCGGAGAACCTCGGGGCCGACGGCCGCTTCCTCGGCGAGGCGGCGCTGCGGGCGCGCTTCGAGGGCCTCGGCGTCGACGTCGCCGCGTGGCAGCCGGGCGACCCGCGCCCCAACCTGCCCGTCGTCGTCTACTGCGGCTCGGGCGTCACGGCTGCGCACCAGGTGGCGGCGCTCGCGAGCGTCGGGGTGTCCGCGACCCTCTTCCCGGGATCCTGGTCGCAGTGGTCGAGCGACCCGGCGCGCGAGGTCGCGACGGGCGACTGA